The following are from one region of the Stanieria cyanosphaera PCC 7437 genome:
- a CDS encoding M14 family metallopeptidase, with protein sequence MTTLINSQKTVYTGDQIQGVSVISQLDINDLEPGKKHRFFFQGVQMGTGQHWYVPVVVAKGIRDGKRISLTAGVHGDELSPVNAVQRIMANLDPTKMSGTAIAVFDLSRPAKEYTQRKWPVAQKGGSLIDLNRVWPGNEMGDDTPTRHAGILWNRLFKHNVDVALDYHTASTGGDFTMFIFADFRKSEIRKIAELFPCEQIKNDLGESGSLEMAFVEAGISVITIEIGGPRIFDQPKIAMVVEGSTNVLKHYKVIDGSMGRTSQEAGTFFGDAFETIRSTTGGYLELLVDLRDKVTPGQKIALQRNSFGDVVAEYTASVAGEVATIARDALCEPGSRIMQILYDSANSINQ encoded by the coding sequence ATGACGACTCTAATTAATTCGCAGAAGACAGTTTACACTGGCGATCAAATCCAGGGGGTATCTGTCATCAGTCAGTTAGATATCAACGACCTCGAACCAGGCAAAAAGCACCGCTTTTTCTTCCAGGGGGTGCAAATGGGTACCGGTCAGCACTGGTATGTTCCCGTCGTTGTTGCCAAAGGCATTCGTGACGGTAAGCGGATCTCCCTGACTGCTGGGGTACACGGCGATGAATTAAGCCCAGTGAATGCAGTGCAGCGAATCATGGCAAATCTCGATCCGACAAAAATGTCGGGTACGGCGATCGCTGTATTTGACCTCTCTCGTCCGGCCAAGGAATACACGCAGCGCAAGTGGCCTGTTGCACAAAAAGGCGGTTCCTTAATCGACCTCAATCGCGTGTGGCCGGGCAACGAAATGGGCGACGATACGCCGACACGTCATGCTGGCATTCTCTGGAATCGACTGTTTAAACATAACGTCGATGTTGCCCTTGACTATCACACGGCTTCGACTGGTGGCGATTTTACGATGTTCATCTTCGCCGACTTTCGTAAGTCGGAAATCCGAAAAATTGCCGAGCTGTTTCCATGCGAACAGATCAAGAACGATTTGGGCGAAAGCGGTTCCCTCGAAATGGCGTTCGTCGAGGCGGGCATCTCGGTTATAACTATCGAGATCGGCGGTCCCCGTATCTTCGATCAACCGAAGATCGCGATGGTCGTCGAAGGCAGCACGAACGTCCTCAAGCACTATAAAGTGATTGACGGTTCTATGGGTCGCACGTCCCAGGAAGCTGGAACCTTCTTCGGCGATGCTTTTGAGACCATCCGTTCGACGACTGGCGGTTATCTCGAGTTGCTTGTCGATCTTAGAGACAAAGTTACACCAGGTCAGAAAATCGCCCTCCAGCGCAACTCTTTCGGCGATGTCGTCGCCGAGTATACAGCTAGCGTGGCAGGGGAAGTCGCAACGATCGCTCGCGATGCTCTCTGCGAACCTGGCTCGCGGATAATGCAGATTTTGTACGACAGCGCGAACTCGATAAATCAGTAA
- a CDS encoding HhoA/HhoB/HtrA family serine endopeptidase gives MKTYFSSKLEPQNQSPRWRKVKTSLSLMLLGGGLALGGNYLFSTPRLDASIPATSNQTELNSNSSQQIASIPAPTNFVIDVVNKVGPAVVRIDSARTVETRLPEAFNDPFFRRFFGSQLEQIPETQVERGTGSGFIVSADGIILTNSHVVDGADSVSVVLKDGRTFQGKVMGIDSITDMGVVKIEAENLPTVTFGDSDNLQIGEWAIAIGNPLGLDNTVTTGIVSATGRSSSQIGVGDKRIDFIQTDAAINPGNSGGPLLNANGEVIGINTAIIQRAQGLGFAIPINTARNIAEQLIAKGRVDHPFLGIRMASLTPEVKQQLKTTQNLDLGDREGVLIIEVLPNSPAAQAGLRGGDVITMINNQPIKSADQVQQTVEKTQVGASLPLTLYRQDQTMNLNVQVGLLPSDALANK, from the coding sequence ATGAAAACATACTTTTCGTCTAAATTAGAACCACAAAACCAATCTCCACGATGGCGTAAAGTTAAAACCTCTCTTTCTCTAATGCTATTAGGAGGAGGTTTGGCTTTAGGTGGAAATTATTTATTTAGTACTCCTCGATTGGATGCGAGTATTCCAGCTACTTCAAATCAAACTGAACTAAACTCCAATTCTTCTCAACAGATTGCCTCGATTCCTGCCCCAACTAACTTTGTGATCGATGTTGTTAATAAAGTAGGCCCTGCGGTAGTAAGAATTGATTCTGCTCGCACAGTAGAAACTCGATTACCAGAAGCTTTTAACGATCCTTTTTTCCGTAGATTTTTTGGTTCTCAATTGGAACAAATACCTGAAACACAAGTAGAACGAGGTACTGGTTCGGGTTTTATTGTTAGTGCCGACGGAATAATTCTGACGAATTCCCATGTAGTTGATGGCGCAGACTCGGTTAGTGTTGTGCTTAAAGATGGTCGTACTTTTCAAGGAAAAGTAATGGGGATTGACTCGATTACAGATATGGGTGTAGTCAAAATCGAAGCAGAAAATTTACCTACAGTTACTTTTGGCGACTCTGATAATCTGCAAATTGGGGAATGGGCGATCGCAATTGGCAATCCTCTTGGTTTAGATAATACAGTTACCACTGGAATTGTCAGTGCTACTGGACGTAGTAGTTCTCAAATTGGGGTTGGCGATAAACGAATTGATTTTATTCAAACTGATGCAGCAATTAATCCTGGTAATTCTGGTGGCCCTCTACTAAATGCCAATGGTGAGGTAATTGGAATTAATACGGCCATTATTCAACGCGCCCAAGGATTGGGTTTTGCCATTCCGATTAATACGGCTAGAAACATTGCCGAACAGTTAATTGCTAAAGGTAGAGTAGATCATCCGTTCTTAGGAATTCGCATGGCTTCTTTGACTCCAGAAGTCAAACAACAACTTAAAACCACCCAAAACCTAGATTTAGGCGATAGGGAAGGGGTATTAATCATCGAAGTGTTGCCCAATTCTCCTGCTGCTCAAGCAGGTTTACGCGGTGGTGATGTCATTACTATGATTAATAATCAACCGATTAAATCTGCCGATCAAGTACAACAAACAGTAGAAAAAACTCAAGTTGGAGCAAGCTTACCTTTAACGTTATATCGTCAAGATCAAACCATGAATTTAAATGTTCAAGTTGGTTTGTTACCAAGCGACGCTCTTGCTAATAAATAA
- the crtA gene encoding cyanoexosortase A — protein MIELRNKIKLQYNGFWLLTITSLLIALNWYIVKYDSASLIFWCAALSIIWRNRNNYSFDSNIFSTIIGLLLITWVLLRCILLSNEYSDILTRIYPLVSVFGICFLATKITKVTQYWRTILIVSLTGIPFEHIFKLLSPTQTISILDAKISRLILWYLGFDVTQTDNFVFLPTGSIEIAGRCSSFNLLWLMWQFCLVIYLCFTLKKSQRILLGFWATVIALVVNGIRLCLMALLVANNHQEAFEYWHGSSGAEVFTTIAILLFALVHWLLSRQKQQQKEDLSKLYES, from the coding sequence ATGATTGAATTACGCAACAAAATCAAGCTTCAATATAATGGCTTTTGGTTATTAACTATAACTAGTTTATTAATTGCTTTAAATTGGTATATCGTTAAATACGATTCTGCCAGTTTAATTTTTTGGTGTGCAGCTTTATCTATTATCTGGCGCAATCGAAATAATTATTCTTTTGATAGCAATATTTTCTCTACTATTATAGGGCTGTTATTAATTACTTGGGTATTGCTTAGATGTATTTTGTTGTCTAATGAATACTCTGATATTTTGACTCGTATTTATCCTTTAGTTTCTGTTTTTGGAATTTGTTTTCTGGCAACTAAAATAACCAAAGTTACTCAGTATTGGCGAACAATTCTAATTGTTAGTTTAACAGGGATTCCTTTTGAGCATATTTTTAAATTGCTATCTCCCACTCAAACTATTTCTATTCTTGATGCTAAGATATCTCGATTAATACTTTGGTATCTCGGTTTTGATGTTACTCAAACAGATAATTTTGTTTTTTTACCTACAGGTTCAATTGAAATTGCAGGACGTTGCTCTAGCTTTAATTTGTTATGGCTAATGTGGCAATTTTGTTTAGTTATTTATTTGTGTTTTACTCTTAAAAAATCTCAAAGAATACTGCTTGGTTTTTGGGCAACTGTAATTGCTTTAGTTGTGAATGGAATACGCCTTTGTTTGATGGCTCTTTTGGTAGCAAATAATCATCAAGAAGCTTTTGAATATTGGCATGGTAGTAGTGGTGCAGAAGTATTTACGACTATTGCTATCTTATTATTTGCCTTAGTTCACTGGTTATTAAGTCGACAAAAACAACAGCAAAAAGAAGATTTGAGTAAATTATATGAATCATAA
- a CDS encoding PFE-CTERM domain-containing protein, producing MVTTNINKFSKLSQSMVSVGIAVGVSLSIQSNAHALSGFQGVYDPTNWTFTNTDADGFVNTSSTPNSITLTGGNNGSNTPGTTDYTTIAVSNDTISFNWNYLTLDIASSLDPFIFLLNGTPIQLTDDSGANTQGGLADFHVNTGDTFGFSILTYDNIGGSASVTISNFSAPDTIAVPFDVSPTTGLLMLGGIYGLNHIRNSKKLKGFLK from the coding sequence ATGGTAACTACTAATATAAATAAATTTTCTAAGCTATCTCAAAGTATGGTTTCTGTGGGGATAGCGGTAGGTGTCAGCTTAAGTATCCAATCGAATGCTCACGCTCTCAGTGGATTTCAAGGTGTTTACGATCCTACTAATTGGACATTTACTAATACTGATGCTGATGGTTTTGTAAATACATCTTCCACACCTAATTCTATTACTTTGACAGGTGGTAATAATGGATCAAACACTCCAGGAACAACTGATTATACTACTATTGCTGTGAGTAATGATACTATATCTTTTAATTGGAATTATTTAACCTTAGATATAGCTTCTTCGCTAGATCCATTTATTTTTTTATTAAATGGTACTCCAATTCAACTAACTGATGATAGTGGAGCAAATACTCAAGGTGGTTTAGCTGACTTTCATGTTAATACTGGAGATACTTTTGGATTTAGTATCTTAACATATGACAACATTGGTGGCTCTGCTTCTGTGACTATCTCTAATTTTTCCGCTCCTGATACAATTGCTGTTCCTTTTGATGTATCTCCTACCACTGGTTTGCTGATGTTAGGCGGTATTTATGGTCTTAACCACATTCGTAATAGTAAAAAGCTAAAGGGTTTCTTAAAATAG
- the hpsJ-A gene encoding HpsJ-like protein, cyanoexosortase A-associated, producing MLKHYSRKLRKILKLKPKKSVSFKQVNEVVEQKSTKIINLVGYIVLFLALLDYTALLINAKLFNPVWGWETAGRLVETVWAPLLGFLLIFYRRHQDTIKPKELTLLSLLSWFALLLGIIYFLITPVLIGNAFRINRNQEAQFIGQINQQKTQVQQYSEQLNQANNKQLNNLLQTYQQQAPEIAVSSPQQLKEKLLNQIQQKQQTAQKQLQNNFSQEKINLIKTTFKWLIGAIVSGIAFIFIWNYTKWARVL from the coding sequence ATGCTTAAGCATTATTCCCGAAAACTACGTAAAATTCTTAAATTAAAACCTAAAAAATCGGTTAGTTTCAAACAAGTTAACGAGGTAGTAGAGCAAAAATCCACAAAAATTATCAATTTGGTTGGTTATATAGTCTTATTTTTGGCTTTACTAGATTACACAGCTTTATTAATTAATGCGAAGTTGTTTAATCCTGTTTGGGGATGGGAAACAGCAGGTAGATTAGTAGAAACAGTTTGGGCTCCCCTACTTGGATTTTTACTAATTTTCTATCGTCGTCACCAAGATACGATTAAACCTAAAGAATTAACTTTATTATCTTTACTTTCTTGGTTTGCTCTTCTTTTAGGAATAATATATTTTTTAATTACTCCTGTTTTAATTGGTAATGCTTTTAGAATTAATCGGAATCAAGAAGCTCAATTCATTGGTCAAATCAATCAACAAAAAACTCAAGTTCAACAGTATAGTGAACAATTAAATCAAGCTAATAACAAACAACTAAATAATTTATTACAAACCTATCAACAGCAAGCTCCAGAAATTGCGGTTTCTTCTCCTCAGCAACTAAAAGAAAAATTACTGAATCAAATTCAACAAAAACAACAAACTGCCCAAAAACAACTACAAAATAATTTTAGTCAAGAAAAAATTAATCTGATTAAAACAACTTTTAAATGGTTAATTGGTGCAATTGTATCTGGGATAGCTTTTATTTTTATTTGGAATTATACAAAATGGGCTAGAGTTTTATAA
- a CDS encoding sulfite exporter TauE/SafE family protein: MSILFLTLASFSSWFISTLAGGGTPLILIPLIGYFLGSTAVPPVLTIVMLCGHPQRLFLYWDKVNWQLMWWYLPGAIIGAILGALVYTKTQIEWLPILLALFLITSTMSYSIKGDQPTFQVRPWYFLPSGLIFAFFSGLIGSTGPMLNPLYLNYGLVKEEMIATKSAHLLVVHLVKIITYACLGVLNFHYLEYGLLMGIAAFPGNWIGQKALKRVSEQRFRQLVVGFVLLSSILILWEQRQFFWFG; this comes from the coding sequence GTGAGCATTTTATTTTTAACTCTGGCAAGTTTTAGTAGTTGGTTCATCAGCACTTTAGCAGGAGGTGGCACTCCTTTAATCCTAATTCCTTTGATTGGATATTTTTTAGGTTCGACTGCCGTACCTCCAGTTTTAACTATAGTCATGCTATGCGGTCATCCTCAACGCCTTTTTCTTTATTGGGACAAAGTCAATTGGCAGTTGATGTGGTGGTATTTACCAGGAGCAATCATTGGCGCAATCCTTGGTGCATTAGTTTATACTAAAACTCAAATTGAATGGTTACCGATTTTATTAGCATTATTTTTAATTACCTCAACCATGAGCTATAGTATCAAAGGAGATCAACCTACCTTTCAAGTTCGTCCTTGGTATTTTCTGCCTTCAGGCTTAATTTTTGCCTTTTTTTCAGGATTAATTGGCAGTACTGGCCCGATGTTAAACCCGTTGTATCTCAATTATGGGTTAGTTAAAGAAGAAATGATTGCTACCAAGTCTGCTCATTTGTTAGTCGTTCATTTGGTTAAAATTATTACTTATGCTTGTTTGGGAGTGTTAAATTTCCATTATTTAGAATATGGCTTACTGATGGGAATTGCTGCTTTTCCTGGTAATTGGATTGGACAAAAAGCATTAAAAAGAGTTAGTGAACAGAGATTTCGCCAGTTAGTCGTTGGATTTGTTCTTTTAAGTAGTATCTTAATTCTTTGGGAACAACGACAGTTTTTCTGGTTTGGGTAA
- a CDS encoding MGH1-like glycoside hydrolase domain-containing protein codes for MTAEERRLEQNRTGKVNWYKWGPYLSERQWGTVREDYSSDGNAWNYFPHDHARSRAYRWGEDGLGGITDDHNLLCFALALWNGKDPILKERLFGLTNGEGNHGEDVKEYYFYLDSTPTHSYMKYLYKYPQKEFPYIDLVETNRNRNRYELEYELLDTGIFDDDRYFDVFVEYAKADAEDILIKINIANRGPEAAPIDVLPTLWFRNTWSWSDSGSKPVLTKFEGTGNSVIQAQITNDLLRQYVSEYYFYCDGVVPLLFAENETNNERLFGSSNSTPYVKDSINNYIVDGQKNAINPYNVGTKVTPHYQLTVGSGETKTIRLRLSKQSPTQLEEPFGQFEQIFATRLQEADEFYETVIPPSVLVDNDRTNVMRQALAGMMWTKQYFYYDLDLWLRERGVTPWTMTDQKRHVRNSDWFHMHNDDIVSMPDKWEYPWYAAWDLAFHVIPISLIDPDFAKKQLMLMLQEDYIHPNGQIPAYEWNFGDVNPPVHAWATWEIYTRDRAAPRWERDRERNKGVGDIDFLKYAFSKLLINFTWWVNRKDEGGNNLFQGGFLGLDNIGVFDRSSSLPTGGHLEQADGTAWMVFFSEQMFQIAIELAIHDSLYEDFAIKFFEHTMWIAGAMDRIGEQHDELWDEEDGFFYDVLRLPDGNSTRLKVRSLVGLLSLMAVAVFPREAFDKLPRLKEVAQEFIQRHPELAHNVHLPIQPGLRGRLMLSILNEQKLRRILQRMLDESEFLSDYGIRSLSRYHLDHPYFFYHAGQEYKVGYVPGDSTSGMFGGNSNWRGPIWMPMNILLLKGLLQFYSYYGDDFTVEYPTGSGKYLTLYEIANCISERIVSIFLKDESGRRPLYGGAEKFQTDPHWRGLILFYEYFNGDNGAGIGASHQTGWTGCVARIIQALGYFTPEMILDTITPGELAKYRV; via the coding sequence ATGACTGCGGAAGAACGACGGCTCGAACAAAACCGCACTGGCAAAGTCAATTGGTATAAATGGGGACCCTATCTGAGTGAGCGGCAGTGGGGCACGGTGCGCGAAGATTACAGTTCTGATGGGAATGCCTGGAATTATTTCCCCCACGACCACGCGCGATCGCGAGCATATCGCTGGGGAGAAGACGGACTAGGCGGTATCACTGACGACCACAACCTGCTCTGCTTTGCGCTGGCACTATGGAATGGCAAAGATCCCATCCTCAAAGAACGGTTGTTCGGATTGACCAATGGTGAAGGCAACCACGGTGAGGATGTCAAAGAGTACTACTTCTACCTCGATAGTACGCCTACCCACTCCTACATGAAGTACCTCTACAAATACCCCCAAAAAGAGTTTCCTTATATCGATCTGGTCGAAACTAATCGCAACCGTAACCGTTATGAACTGGAATACGAGCTGTTAGATACGGGCATTTTTGATGACGATCGCTACTTTGATGTGTTTGTAGAATACGCCAAAGCAGATGCCGAAGATATTTTGATTAAAATTAACATTGCCAACCGAGGACCCGAAGCGGCTCCGATTGATGTATTACCCACTCTTTGGTTTCGCAATACTTGGTCTTGGTCAGACAGTGGCTCTAAACCTGTACTAACAAAATTTGAGGGCACTGGAAATAGCGTTATTCAAGCCCAAATTACGAATGACTTACTGAGACAGTATGTGAGTGAATATTACTTTTATTGTGATGGGGTCGTTCCGCTCTTGTTCGCGGAAAATGAAACCAACAATGAAAGGTTGTTTGGTTCTTCTAATTCCACTCCCTATGTGAAAGACAGCATTAACAATTACATCGTGGACGGACAGAAGAATGCCATTAATCCTTATAATGTTGGCACAAAAGTTACGCCCCATTACCAACTTACAGTTGGATCTGGAGAAACTAAGACGATTCGATTGCGCTTGAGCAAACAGTCTCCGACTCAGTTAGAAGAGCCATTTGGTCAATTCGAGCAAATATTTGCGACTCGTCTTCAGGAAGCGGATGAGTTTTATGAGACAGTGATTCCACCATCTGTTCTGGTAGATAATGATCGCACCAACGTCATGCGACAAGCCCTAGCTGGGATGATGTGGACGAAACAATACTTTTACTACGACTTGGATCTATGGCTGAGGGAGCGTGGCGTTACTCCTTGGACAATGACAGACCAGAAGAGGCACGTGCGAAACAGCGATTGGTTTCATATGCATAACGACGATATCGTTTCCATGCCGGACAAGTGGGAATATCCCTGGTACGCTGCCTGGGATCTAGCATTCCATGTAATTCCCATTAGCCTGATCGATCCAGACTTTGCCAAAAAGCAACTGATGTTGATGTTGCAGGAAGATTACATCCATCCAAATGGTCAAATTCCTGCCTATGAATGGAATTTTGGCGATGTCAATCCGCCCGTACATGCTTGGGCTACCTGGGAAATTTATACCCGCGATCGCGCAGCGCCTCGCTGGGAGCGAGATCGCGAACGCAACAAGGGAGTTGGCGATATTGATTTCCTCAAATACGCCTTTTCTAAATTGCTGATCAACTTTACTTGGTGGGTCAACCGCAAAGATGAAGGCGGCAATAATTTGTTTCAAGGTGGCTTCCTGGGACTGGATAACATTGGTGTATTTGATCGCAGTTCTTCTTTGCCAACTGGAGGACATTTAGAACAGGCGGATGGTACCGCCTGGATGGTTTTCTTCAGTGAGCAGATGTTCCAGATTGCGATCGAGTTGGCAATTCACGATTCCCTCTACGAAGACTTTGCCATTAAGTTCTTTGAACATACCATGTGGATTGCCGGAGCGATGGATCGCATTGGCGAACAACATGACGAACTGTGGGACGAAGAGGATGGCTTTTTCTATGATGTATTGCGCTTACCAGATGGCAATTCCACTCGCTTAAAGGTGCGATCATTGGTGGGCTTGTTATCCCTGATGGCAGTGGCTGTCTTCCCCCGCGAAGCCTTCGACAAGCTGCCGCGCCTGAAGGAAGTGGCGCAAGAGTTCATTCAAAGGCATCCCGAACTGGCTCATAATGTTCACCTACCAATTCAGCCTGGACTCCGAGGACGGCTGATGCTGTCTATCTTGAACGAACAGAAGTTGCGCCGTATTCTACAAAGAATGCTAGATGAATCTGAGTTTCTCAGCGATTATGGCATTCGTTCTCTCTCGCGCTATCACCTCGACCATCCTTACTTTTTCTATCATGCAGGGCAGGAGTACAAAGTGGGATACGTTCCAGGTGATTCAACCTCAGGGATGTTTGGTGGCAATTCAAACTGGCGCGGTCCGATTTGGATGCCAATGAATATTTTGCTGTTAAAAGGGCTGCTGCAATTCTATAGCTACTATGGTGATGATTTTACCGTGGAATATCCAACGGGGTCTGGCAAATATCTGACGCTGTATGAAATTGCCAATTGTATTAGCGAACGCATTGTCAGCATTTTTCTGAAGGATGAATCTGGTCGTCGTCCATTATATGGCGGTGCTGAGAAGTTCCAGACCGACCCTCACTGGCGCGGTCTGATTCTGTTCTATGAATATTTCAACGGCGATAACGGGGCAGGAATTGGTGCTTCTCACCAAACCGGATGGACGGGTTGCGTCGCCCGAATCATCCAGGCTCTAGGCTACTTTACTCCAGAAATGATTTTAGATACTATTACACCCGGAGAACTGGCAAAGTACCGAGTTTAG
- a CDS encoding HdeD family acid-resistance protein, which translates to MSTEMFNREINRGLGWLVALGVLMILLGIAVIVEPFIATIAVARILSWTLLFAGIVRTVHALQSRQQRGFWLKLLVGIFYVIAGILLLSNVFGAALTLTLAFGGVILAQGILEVIAAFKVRPELNWGWMLLSGIIAIILGIFILYQWPFNAIWLIGLFTGISFILSGIWMIVFPLAILSHLSRTTLP; encoded by the coding sequence ATGAGTACTGAAATGTTTAATCGGGAAATAAACCGAGGTTTGGGCTGGTTGGTCGCCCTAGGCGTCTTGATGATTTTGCTGGGCATTGCTGTAATTGTAGAACCCTTCATTGCAACAATCGCCGTCGCCCGTATCCTTTCCTGGACTCTTTTATTTGCTGGTATTGTCCGAACGGTTCATGCTCTTCAGTCCCGCCAACAACGAGGCTTTTGGTTAAAGCTATTAGTAGGAATTTTCTACGTAATTGCCGGTATTTTGTTACTTAGCAACGTCTTTGGGGCTGCTCTCACCCTTACCCTAGCCTTTGGAGGGGTCATCCTAGCTCAGGGCATTCTTGAAGTGATTGCAGCATTCAAAGTTCGACCAGAACTCAACTGGGGTTGGATGCTGTTGAGCGGCATCATCGCGATTATTTTAGGAATTTTTATTTTGTACCAGTGGCCCTTTAATGCCATCTGGTTAATAGGACTTTTTACGGGGATTAGTTTCATCTTGTCAGGAATTTGGATGATTGTCTTTCCCTTGGCAATTCTTAGCCATTTATCAAGAACGACATTGCCCTGA
- the gcvT gene encoding glycine cleavage system aminomethyltransferase GcvT yields METLSWLRTPLFELSQQQQARFTSFAGWEMPVQYGGLKQEHHAVRTTAGMFDISHMGKFGLQGEDLIKQLQALVPSDLSRLEPNQAQYTVLLNPEGGIIDDIIFYYQGKQQDLEQGILIVNAATTEKDKQWLLKHLAGSSVELTDFSQEKVLIALQGPEAVTYLQPFVDSDLNSLAVFGHQQVQIEGKPAFIARTGYTGEDGFEIMVEPEVGKSLWQKFSEAGVIPCGLGARDTLRLEAAMCLYGQDIDETTTPLEAGLGWLVHLDKPEDFIGREVLEQQKQAGVQRRLVGLQMEGRYIARHGYPIISGGEMVGEVTSGTLAPTVAKAIALGYVPKSLSKVGQKLEVEIRGKTYPAMVVKKPFYRSAHRSI; encoded by the coding sequence ATGGAAACATTATCTTGGTTACGTACTCCTTTATTTGAACTATCACAGCAACAACAAGCACGATTTACTTCTTTTGCTGGTTGGGAAATGCCAGTACAGTATGGTGGGTTAAAACAGGAACATCATGCAGTTCGTACCACAGCAGGAATGTTTGATATCTCCCACATGGGTAAATTTGGTTTACAAGGAGAAGATTTAATTAAACAGTTACAGGCTTTAGTTCCTTCTGATTTGAGTAGACTAGAACCAAATCAAGCACAATACACAGTTTTACTGAATCCTGAAGGAGGAATTATTGATGATATTATTTTTTATTATCAAGGTAAGCAGCAAGATTTAGAACAGGGAATTTTAATTGTTAATGCTGCCACTACAGAGAAAGATAAACAGTGGTTATTGAAGCATTTAGCTGGTAGTTCGGTTGAATTGACAGATTTTTCTCAAGAAAAAGTTTTAATTGCGCTTCAAGGGCCAGAAGCCGTTACTTATTTACAACCCTTTGTAGATAGTGATTTAAATTCTTTAGCAGTTTTTGGACATCAACAAGTACAAATTGAAGGAAAACCTGCCTTTATTGCTAGAACAGGCTATACAGGAGAAGATGGTTTTGAAATTATGGTTGAACCAGAAGTAGGCAAAAGCTTGTGGCAAAAATTTAGTGAGGCGGGAGTTATTCCTTGTGGTTTAGGTGCTAGAGATACATTGCGCTTAGAAGCAGCCATGTGTTTGTATGGACAGGATATTGATGAAACAACTACCCCTTTAGAAGCTGGTTTGGGTTGGTTAGTTCATTTGGATAAACCAGAAGACTTTATCGGTAGAGAAGTATTAGAACAACAAAAACAGGCAGGAGTACAACGTCGCTTGGTTGGGTTGCAGATGGAAGGCAGATATATCGCACGTCACGGTTATCCAATTATTTCTGGGGGAGAAATGGTAGGAGAAGTAACTAGTGGTACTTTAGCACCTACAGTAGCAAAAGCGATCGCTCTTGGTTATGTGCCAAAATCTTTAAGTAAAGTGGGACAAAAATTAGAAGTGGAAATTCGCGGAAAAACCTATCCTGCGATGGTTGTTAAAAAGCCGTTTTATCGTTCTGCTCATCGCTCAATCTAG
- a CDS encoding PFE-CTERM domain-containing protein has protein sequence MVTTNVNKFSALSQSIASVGIATGLAVGVSLSIQSNAHALSGFQGAYAPANWTFTNSNADGSVNTSSAPNSITLTGGNNGSGSSGTTDYTIAAVSNSTIAFNWNYSTVDGPSWDPFNFLLNGTPTQLTNSGGAQTQSGLASFNVNTGDIFGFRISTVDNVFGPGVVTISNFPDATAVPFDVSPTTGLLMLGGIYGFNHIRNSRKLKGFSK, from the coding sequence ATGGTAACTACTAATGTAAATAAATTTTCTGCGTTATCTCAGAGTATTGCTTCTGTAGGGATAGCAACAGGTCTTGCTGTAGGCGTAAGCTTAAGTATCCAATCTAATGCCCATGCTCTCAGTGGTTTTCAAGGAGCTTATGCTCCTGCTAATTGGACATTTACTAATTCCAATGCTGATGGTTCTGTAAATACATCTTCAGCACCTAATTCCATTACTTTGACAGGTGGTAATAATGGTTCAGGTTCTTCAGGGACAACTGATTATACTATTGCTGCGGTTAGTAATAGTACTATAGCTTTTAATTGGAATTATTCAACCGTAGATGGTCCTAGTTGGGATCCATTTAATTTTTTATTAAATGGTACTCCAACTCAGCTAACAAATTCAGGTGGAGCGCAGACTCAAAGTGGTTTAGCTAGTTTTAATGTTAATACTGGTGATATTTTTGGATTTCGTATTTCTACAGTGGATAATGTTTTTGGGCCTGGAGTTGTAACAATCTCTAATTTTCCTGATGCAACTGCAGTTCCTTTTGACGTATCTCCTACCACTGGTTTGCTGATGTTAGGCGGTATTTATGGTTTTAATCACATTCGTAATAGCAGAAAGTTAAAGGGTTTCTCAAAATAG